A single Glycine soja cultivar W05 chromosome 14, ASM419377v2, whole genome shotgun sequence DNA region contains:
- the LOC114384191 gene encoding uncharacterized protein LOC114384191, with protein IPKRRRIKATSKPKATHFLSFSCILFSMAVSDAVMSNLTVLYVAVIACIKAYGFLCGRSFSGWFVLVVSTAAVALILVATLTWDVSRKATYAFATDQPPPPPHHTHEACKGGICWHGVAVRSPASQVRFRLPQNLPYTTL; from the coding sequence ATTCCCAAACGACGACGCATTAAAGCCACATCCAAACCCAAAGCCACACACTTTCTCTCATTCTCTTGTATTCTATTTTCTATGGCTGTGTCTGATGCTGTGATGAGTAACCTAACGGTGCTCTATGTGGCGGTGATCGCGTGTATTAAGGCCTACGGCTTCCTGTGTGGACGCAGCTTCAGCGGCTGGTTTGTGCTCGTTGTGTCCACCGCCGCGGTGGCGCTGATTCTCGTTGCCACGCTCACGTGGGACGTGTCTCGCAAGGCCACGTATGCATTCGCCACCGATCAGCCTCCTCCGCCGCCGCACCACACCCACGAAGCGTGTAAAGGAGGCATCTGCTGGCACGGCGTGGCGGTGCGATCGCCGGCGTCGCAGGTTCGCTTCAGACTCCCCCAGAATCTTCCTTACACAACTTTGTAA
- the LOC114383124 gene encoding endoplasmin homolog isoform X2 translates to MRKWTVASALLLLSLLFLFADQGRKFQANAEGDSDELVDPPKVEDKIGAVPHGLSTDSDVVKREAESISKRSLRSNAEKFEFQAEVSRLMDIIINSLYSNKDIFLRELISNASDALDKIRFLSLTDKEVLGEGDNTKLDIQIKLDKEKKILSIRDRGIGMTKEDLIKNLGTIAKSGTSAFVEKMQTSGDLNLIGQFGVGFYSVYLVADYVEVISKNNDDKQYVWESKADGAFAISEDTWNEPLGRGTEIRLHLKEEAGEYLEESKLKELVKRYSEFINFPIYIWASKEVDVEVPADEDDSSDEEDSSESSSKEESEDEDADKSEDEEKKPKTKTVKETTYEWELLNDVKAIWLRNPKEVTEEEYTKFYHSLAKDFSDEKPLAWSHFTAEGDVEFKAVLFVPPKAPQDLYESYYNANKSNLKLYVRRVFISDEFNELLPKYLNFLLGLVDSDTLPLNVSREMLQQHSSLKTIKKKLIRKALDMIRRIADEDPDESTDKEKKDASSDNDEKKGQYSKFWNEFGKSIKLGIIEDATNRNRLAKLLRFESTKSEGKLTSLDQYISRMKTGQKDIFYITGTSKEQLENSPFLERLKKKNFEVIFFTDPVDEYLMQYLMDYEDKKFQNVSKEGLKLGKDSKDKELKESFKDLTKWWKTALSKDNVDDVKISNRLDNTPCVVVTSKFGWSANMERIMQSQTLSDASKQAYMRGKRVLEINPRHPIIKELRERVVKNPEDEGVKHTAQLMYQTALFESGFLLDDPKDFASRIYDSVKTSLDISPEATVEEEDDTEVEAESDAKEDSKPETDAVNDDNDVKDEL, encoded by the exons ATGAGGAAGTGGACGGTTGCTTCCGCtctccttcttctctctctcctctttctCTTTGCAGATCAAG GTCGAAAGTTTCAGGCGAATGCCGAGGGAGATTCCGACGAGCTTGTAGATCCACCCAAGGTGGAGGACAAGATCGGTGCTGTGCCTCATGGCCTTTCAACCGATTCAGATGTCGTCAAGAG GGAGGCGGAGTCGATCTCGAAGAGATCTCTCCGGAGCAACGCGGAGAAGTTTGAGTTCCAAGCGGAAGTGTCGCGGCTTATGGATATCATCATCAATTCTCTCTACAGTAACAAGGATATCTTCCTCAGAGAGTTGATTTCCAATGCTTCTGAT GCTTTGGACAAGATTAGGTTCCTCTCCCTCACGGATAAGGAGGTGTTGGGAGAAGGTGATAACACCAAGCTTGATATTCAG ATTAAGTTggacaaggaaaagaaaattctcTCAATTCGAGACAGAGGTATCGGTATGACGAAGGAGGATTTGATAAAGAATTTGGGGACAATAGCGAAATCTGGAACTTCTG CATTTGTTGAGAAGATGCAAACAAGTGGAGATCTCAATCTGATTGGGCAGTTTGGAGTCGGCTTCTACTCTGTTTATCTTGTGGCCGACTATGTCGAAGTTATTAGCAAGAATAACGATGATAAGCA GTATGTATGGGAATCAAAAGCTGATGGAGCATTCGCTATTTCGGAAGATACATGGAATGAACCACTAGGACGAGGAACTGAGATTAGATTACACCTCAAGGAAGAGGCTGGGGAATACTTGGAGGAGTCTAAACTGAAA GAATTGGTGAAGAGATACTCTGAATTTATTAACTTCCCTATCTATATTTGGGCAAGCAAAGAAGTTGATGTGGAGGTTCCCGCTGATGAAGATGATTCCAGTGATGAAGAGGATTCat CTGAAAGCAGCTCCAAGGAGGAAAGCGAAGATGAAGATGCTGATAaaagtgaagatgaagaaaaaaagccTAAGACAAAGACAGTGAAGGAAACAACTTATGAGTGGGAACTTTTAAATGATGTGAAAGCTATATGGCTGAGGAATCCAAAAGAGGTTACAGAAGAAGAATACACCAAATTCTACCACTCTCTTGCCAAG GATTTCAGTGATGAGAAACCTTTAGCATGGAGTCATTTCACTGCTGAGGGTGATGTTGAGTTCAAGGCAGTCCTGTTTGTACCACCTAAGGCACCTCAAGATTTATATGAGAGCTATTATAACGCAAACAAATCGAACCTGAAGTTGTATGTTAGACGTGTGTTCATTTCAGATGAATTTAATGAACTGTTGCCCAAGTACCTAAACTTTTTGCTG GGTCTTGTTGATTCTGACACTTTGCCACTTAATGTATCACGAGAAATGCTTCAACAACATAGTAGTCTGAAGACAATCAAGAAGAAACTTATTAGGAAAGCCCTTGATATGATCCGCAGGATTGCTGATGAGGATCCTGACGAGTCAActgacaaagaaaagaaag ATGCATCCTCTGACAATGATGAGAAGAAAGGTCAATATTCTAAGTTCTGGAATGAGTTTGGTAAATCCATTAAACTTGGTATCATCGAGGATGCCACCAACAGAAATCGTTTGGCAAAACTGCTCAGATTTGAGAG CACCAAGTCTGAGGGTAAATTGACATCTCTGGATCAGTACATATCTAGAATGAAAACTGGGCAGAAGGATATCTTTTACATAACTGGAACCAGCAAAGAACAACTGGAAAACTCTCCCTTCCTTGAGCGGCTTAAGAAGAAAAATTTTGAG GTTATTTTCTTCACGGATCCAGTTGATGAGTACTTGATGCAATACCTGATGGATTATGAAGACAAGAAGTTCCAAAATGTGTCCAAGGAGGGTTTGAAACTTGGGAAAGATTCAAAAGACAAGGAACTGAAGGAATCTTTTAAGGATCTTACCAAGTGGTGGAAAACTGCTCTTTCCAAAGACAATGTTGATGATGTGAAGATTTCCAACCGATTAGATAACACTCCTTGTGTAGTGGTGACATCAAAATTTGGTTGGAGTGCTAACATGGAGAGAATCATGCAGTCTCAAACTTTGTCAGATGCTAGCAAGCAAGCATACATGCGCGGCAAGAGGGTTCTTGAGATCAATCCTAGGCACCCTATTATCAAGGAGCTCCGAGAGAGAGTAGTAAAGAACCCTGAG GATGAGGGTGTGAAGCATACAGCACAGCTGATGTACCAGACTGCACTCTTTGAAAGCGGCTTCCTGCTTGATGATCCCAAGGATTTTGCTTCCCGGATTTATGATTCAGTGAAGACTAGCTTGGACATCAGTCCTGAAGCAACAGTTGAGGAGGAAGATGACACTGAAGTAGAGGCTGAAAGTGACGCGAAAGAAGATTCAAAGCCTGAAACTGATGCTGTTAACGATGATAATGATGTCAAGGACGAGTTGTAG
- the LOC114383124 gene encoding endoplasmin homolog isoform X1 produces MRKWTVASALLLLSLLFLFADQGRKFQANAEGDSDELVDPPKVEDKIGAVPHGLSTDSDVVKREAESISKRSLRSNAEKFEFQAEVSRLMDIIINSLYSNKDIFLRELISNASDALDKIRFLSLTDKEVLGEGDNTKLDIQIKLDKEKKILSIRDRGIGMTKEDLIKNLGTIAKSGTSAFVEKMQTSGDLNLIGQFGVGFYSVYLVADYVEVISKNNDDKQYVWESKADGAFAISEDTWNEPLGRGTEIRLHLKEEAGEYLEESKLKELVKRYSEFINFPIYIWASKEVDVEVPADEDDSSDEEDSSESSSKEESEDEDADKSEDEEKKPKTKTVKETTYEWELLNDVKAIWLRNPKEVTEEEYTKFYHSLAKDFSDEKPLAWSHFTAEGDVEFKAVLFVPPKAPQDLYESYYNANKSNLKLYVRRVFISDEFNELLPKYLNFLLGLVDSDTLPLNVSREMLQQHSSLKTIKKKLIRKALDMIRRIADEDPDESTDKEKKEDASSDNDEKKGQYSKFWNEFGKSIKLGIIEDATNRNRLAKLLRFESTKSEGKLTSLDQYISRMKTGQKDIFYITGTSKEQLENSPFLERLKKKNFEVIFFTDPVDEYLMQYLMDYEDKKFQNVSKEGLKLGKDSKDKELKESFKDLTKWWKTALSKDNVDDVKISNRLDNTPCVVVTSKFGWSANMERIMQSQTLSDASKQAYMRGKRVLEINPRHPIIKELRERVVKNPEDEGVKHTAQLMYQTALFESGFLLDDPKDFASRIYDSVKTSLDISPEATVEEEDDTEVEAESDAKEDSKPETDAVNDDNDVKDEL; encoded by the exons ATGAGGAAGTGGACGGTTGCTTCCGCtctccttcttctctctctcctctttctCTTTGCAGATCAAG GTCGAAAGTTTCAGGCGAATGCCGAGGGAGATTCCGACGAGCTTGTAGATCCACCCAAGGTGGAGGACAAGATCGGTGCTGTGCCTCATGGCCTTTCAACCGATTCAGATGTCGTCAAGAG GGAGGCGGAGTCGATCTCGAAGAGATCTCTCCGGAGCAACGCGGAGAAGTTTGAGTTCCAAGCGGAAGTGTCGCGGCTTATGGATATCATCATCAATTCTCTCTACAGTAACAAGGATATCTTCCTCAGAGAGTTGATTTCCAATGCTTCTGAT GCTTTGGACAAGATTAGGTTCCTCTCCCTCACGGATAAGGAGGTGTTGGGAGAAGGTGATAACACCAAGCTTGATATTCAG ATTAAGTTggacaaggaaaagaaaattctcTCAATTCGAGACAGAGGTATCGGTATGACGAAGGAGGATTTGATAAAGAATTTGGGGACAATAGCGAAATCTGGAACTTCTG CATTTGTTGAGAAGATGCAAACAAGTGGAGATCTCAATCTGATTGGGCAGTTTGGAGTCGGCTTCTACTCTGTTTATCTTGTGGCCGACTATGTCGAAGTTATTAGCAAGAATAACGATGATAAGCA GTATGTATGGGAATCAAAAGCTGATGGAGCATTCGCTATTTCGGAAGATACATGGAATGAACCACTAGGACGAGGAACTGAGATTAGATTACACCTCAAGGAAGAGGCTGGGGAATACTTGGAGGAGTCTAAACTGAAA GAATTGGTGAAGAGATACTCTGAATTTATTAACTTCCCTATCTATATTTGGGCAAGCAAAGAAGTTGATGTGGAGGTTCCCGCTGATGAAGATGATTCCAGTGATGAAGAGGATTCat CTGAAAGCAGCTCCAAGGAGGAAAGCGAAGATGAAGATGCTGATAaaagtgaagatgaagaaaaaaagccTAAGACAAAGACAGTGAAGGAAACAACTTATGAGTGGGAACTTTTAAATGATGTGAAAGCTATATGGCTGAGGAATCCAAAAGAGGTTACAGAAGAAGAATACACCAAATTCTACCACTCTCTTGCCAAG GATTTCAGTGATGAGAAACCTTTAGCATGGAGTCATTTCACTGCTGAGGGTGATGTTGAGTTCAAGGCAGTCCTGTTTGTACCACCTAAGGCACCTCAAGATTTATATGAGAGCTATTATAACGCAAACAAATCGAACCTGAAGTTGTATGTTAGACGTGTGTTCATTTCAGATGAATTTAATGAACTGTTGCCCAAGTACCTAAACTTTTTGCTG GGTCTTGTTGATTCTGACACTTTGCCACTTAATGTATCACGAGAAATGCTTCAACAACATAGTAGTCTGAAGACAATCAAGAAGAAACTTATTAGGAAAGCCCTTGATATGATCCGCAGGATTGCTGATGAGGATCCTGACGAGTCAActgacaaagaaaagaaag AAGATGCATCCTCTGACAATGATGAGAAGAAAGGTCAATATTCTAAGTTCTGGAATGAGTTTGGTAAATCCATTAAACTTGGTATCATCGAGGATGCCACCAACAGAAATCGTTTGGCAAAACTGCTCAGATTTGAGAG CACCAAGTCTGAGGGTAAATTGACATCTCTGGATCAGTACATATCTAGAATGAAAACTGGGCAGAAGGATATCTTTTACATAACTGGAACCAGCAAAGAACAACTGGAAAACTCTCCCTTCCTTGAGCGGCTTAAGAAGAAAAATTTTGAG GTTATTTTCTTCACGGATCCAGTTGATGAGTACTTGATGCAATACCTGATGGATTATGAAGACAAGAAGTTCCAAAATGTGTCCAAGGAGGGTTTGAAACTTGGGAAAGATTCAAAAGACAAGGAACTGAAGGAATCTTTTAAGGATCTTACCAAGTGGTGGAAAACTGCTCTTTCCAAAGACAATGTTGATGATGTGAAGATTTCCAACCGATTAGATAACACTCCTTGTGTAGTGGTGACATCAAAATTTGGTTGGAGTGCTAACATGGAGAGAATCATGCAGTCTCAAACTTTGTCAGATGCTAGCAAGCAAGCATACATGCGCGGCAAGAGGGTTCTTGAGATCAATCCTAGGCACCCTATTATCAAGGAGCTCCGAGAGAGAGTAGTAAAGAACCCTGAG GATGAGGGTGTGAAGCATACAGCACAGCTGATGTACCAGACTGCACTCTTTGAAAGCGGCTTCCTGCTTGATGATCCCAAGGATTTTGCTTCCCGGATTTATGATTCAGTGAAGACTAGCTTGGACATCAGTCCTGAAGCAACAGTTGAGGAGGAAGATGACACTGAAGTAGAGGCTGAAAGTGACGCGAAAGAAGATTCAAAGCCTGAAACTGATGCTGTTAACGATGATAATGATGTCAAGGACGAGTTGTAG
- the LOC114384421 gene encoding dentin sialophosphoprotein-like — MTLEDFFTLTEMKDGLTAPSRVQELVSVMKKEQDCVVKNAGDATRQWAAVASTIAATENKDCLDLFIQLDGLGFINKWLKDAQNLGADNTNDGFIEESITAMLRAVEKLYLDSEKSISSGISVTVSNLLGHRSSKVQDKARVLFDRWKGGGDGDAEPTDNSDLGRINNVSDEIVWSKGQPSSVNEAGNEDDHASQPAGGEKSLLGGSDSQLQEKVSSIQIQNADNALQSSVSLDCEDAKERSNHVDIVLASVQEVANISEGGTCNLSVNKQGSFKGQQDDLKLNDLSKNEKQDQNVNGSPEELRASDISSASGEPDLEPVSIGDSEAKALESVEEEPALEHNVESNENIICPKINVSGSMRTPASDGMSVGDDVRAINSSNPQLPKSSENDDCCSQALQDLSVTGSHLEKPEMSYLKTEYVGAVKESKGQDDDTPNGSDSSNQGKGPTSPNIIDKNSDMELEYGIVDALEVARLVAQEVERECVSPIKEGNDQVSNEVNSTTNGSDSFKWGNGPKSPNVIDKSSDIELEYGIVDALEVARQVAQEVEKEVCSSSSEKISEGGIRQAASLDLGRKDEVTHALPEEVSSRQSNSAEVCSEQAEHMSVSDNIEAGQDDLESSQVTEAARDPGGNSEKSLCTFDLNEEVGSDDMDVSVNAMSTMPIPVVSASKPAQTSRLPMAPLQFEGTLGWKGSAATSAFRPASPRKNSDNEKNVSVDGNSEISKQKHDCFDFDLNVAEDEEGLVKQIGESSGLPSGQSSVELGPKRSSRFELDLNSIGADDDAQPSDQRMEGALFSGRNGYWSPSPASSSSSMQPLVRNIDLNDRPFFQTDLVDQGHSKSSSIIEAYKRSKSDAPVISILGAKVEVGRREYIPQTLSLPNGKAIEPAMDLPLSGAGSILGMGPTLPYNHSTAFGYNRLTSVPALSFSSAMYGSSGGPIPYMVDSRGTPVVPQVEGSSSTVLSSYSQPPFIVSMTGTQLGLNGVGSSRPNFDLNSGFTIDGGNRDMLTARQFFFPAQGRAMEEHVRTLPQSSSSGVSVKRKEPDGGWDRDAYAFSYKHQQPP; from the coding sequence ATGACTCTTGAAGATTTCTTTACGTTGACTGAAATGAAAGATGGCCTCACAGCCCCTTCTCGAGTGCAAGAGTTGGTCTCTGTAATGAAGAAGGAGCAAGATTGTGTTGTTAAGAATGCTGGTGATGCAACAAGGCAGTGGGCTGCTGTTGCAAGCACTATTGCTGCTACAGAGAATAAAGATTGTCTTGATCTTTTTATTCAATTAGATGGACTTGGGTTCATCAACAAATGGTTAAAGGATGCCCAAAATTTGGGTGCTGATAATACTAATGATGGCTTCATTGAAGAGTCAATTACTGCAATGTTACGAGCAGTTGAAAAACTGTATCTAGACAGCGAGAAGTCAATTTCATCAGGAATTTCGGTAACTGTCAGTAACCTTCTTGGCCATCGTAGCTCTAAGGTGCAGGATAAAGCAAGAGTATTATTTGACCGCTGGAAAGGAGGTGGAGATGGAGATGCTGAACCAACTGATAATTCGGATCTTGGTAGAATCAACAATGTGAGTGATGAGATTGTTTGGTCGAAAGGCCAGCCATCTTCTGTGAATGAAGCTGGCAATGAAGATGATCATGCATCTCAACCTGCTGGAGGTGAGAAGTCTCTATTGGGAGGCTCAGATAGTCAGCTACAAGAAAAAGTTTCTAGCATACAGATACAGAATGCTGACAATGCACTCCAGTCCTCTGTAAGTTTGGATTGTGAAGATGCCAAAGAGAGATCAAACCATGTTGATATTGTCTTGGCTTCTGTTCAAGAAGTTGCCAACATAAGTGAAGGTGGGACCTGTAACTTATCTGTTAATAAACAAGGCAGTTTCAAAGGTCAACAAGATGATTTGAAGTTAAATGACTTGTCCAAAAATGAGAAGCAAGATCAAAATGTTAATGGTTCTCCAGAAGAATTAAGAGCATCAGATATCTCTTCAGCATCTGGAGAGCCAGATCTTGAACCTGTCTCCATTGGTGATAGTGAAGCAAAAGCACTGGAGTCTGTGGAAGAAGAACCTGCTTTAGAACATAATgttgaaagcaatgaaaataTCATTTGTCCTAAAATAAATGTTTCTGGTAGCATGAGAACACCTGCATCAGATGGGATGAGTGTGGGGGATGATGTCAGAGCTATAAATTCCAGCAATCCCCAACTTCCCAAATCATCAGAAAATGATGATTGTTGTTCTCAAGCATTGCAGGACTTATCAGTCACTGGCAGTCACTTGGAAAAGCCTGAGATGTCTTACCTCAAAACAGAATATGTAGGAGCAGTAAAGGAAAGCAAGGGCCAAGATGATGATACCCCAAATGGTTCTGACTCTTCTAATCAGGGCAAAGGTCCCACAAGCCCTAACATTATTGACAAGAATTCTGACATGGAACTTGAGTATGGTATTGTTGATGCTTTAGAAGTTGCTCGACTAGTTGCCCAGGAAGTTGAGAGGGAATGTGTAAGCCCTATAAAGGAAGGGAATGACCAAGTTTCTAATGAAGTCAACAGTACCACAAATGGTTCTGATTCTTTTAAATGGGGAAATGGCCCCAAAAGCCCTAATGTTATTGACAAGAGTTCTGATATTGAACTTGAGTATGGTATTGTTGATGCTTTAGAAGTTGCCCGGCAAGTTGCTCAGGAGGTTGAGAAAGAAGTTTGCAGCTCTTCTTCAGAGAAAATCTCAGAAGGTGGAATCAGGCAGGCAGCCAGCCTTGATTTAGGGAGAAAGGATGAAGTCACTCATGCCCTACCTGAGGAGGTATCATCCAGGCAAAGCAACTCTGCTGAGGTGTGTTCTGAACAGGCGGAACATATGAGTGTTTCAGATAATATTGAGGCTGGGCAAGATGACTTGGAGTCCTCGCAGGTGACTGAAGCAGCTCGAGACCCAGGAGGTAATTCAGAGAAAAGTCTCTGTACCTTTGATCTCAATGAAGAAGTTGGTTCTGATGATATGGATGTTTCTGTAAATGCTATGTCTACTATGCCAATACCTGTTGTTTCTGCTTCAAAACCTGCACAGACTTCTCGGTTGCCAATGGCCCCTTTGCAGTTTGAGGGGACCCTTGGATGGAAAGGGTCAGCTGCCACCAGTGCCTTTCGCCCCGCATCACCTCGTAAAAATTCTGATAACGAGAAGAATGTTTCTGTTGATGGAAACTCAGAGATTTCCAAGCAGAAGCATGATTGCTTTGATTTTGATCTGAATGTGGCTGAGGATGAAGAAGGATTGGTAAAACAAATTGGTGAATCTTCAGGCCTTCCTTCTGGCCAATCATCAGTTGAACTTGGTCCTAAAAGATCAAGCAGGTTTGAGTTGGATTTAAACAGTATTGGTGCTGATGATGATGCCCAACCTTCAGATCAGAGGATGGAGGGGGCACTCTTTTCAGGAAGAAATGGTTATTGGAGCCCATCACCTGCTTCATCATCGTCATCAATGCAACCTTTAGTACGAAATATCGATTTGAATGACAGACCATTCTTTCAAACCGATTTAGTGGACCAAGGGCATAGTAAGTCTTCTTCGATTATTGAAGCGTATAAACGGTCCAAGTCGGATGCTCCCGTGATATCTATATTGGGTGCCAAGGTAGAAGTTGGTAGAAGAGAATATATTCCTCAAACTTTATCTTTGCCAAATGGCAAGGCAATTGAGCCTGCAATGGATCTTCCATTGTCAGGAGCAGGTAGCATTTTAGGAATGGGCCCTACACTACCCTACAATCATTCAACTGCTTTTGGGTATAACAGACTGACATCAGTGCCTGCTTTGTCTTTTTCATCAGCCATGTATGGATCATCTGGTGGCCCAATTCCATACATGGTAGACTCAAGAGGAACTCCTGTTGTGCCTCAGGTTGAGGGATCTTCCTCAACTGTCCTGTCATCTTATTCTCAACCTCCATTTATCGTGAGCATGACCGGTACACAACTTGGTTTAAATGGGGTTGGATCTTCACGTCCCAACTTTGATTTGAACTCTGGCTTCACAATTGATGGAGGGAACAGAGACATGTTGACTGCAAGACAATTTTTCTTTCCTGCTCAAGGCAGAGCCATGGAGGAGCACGTGAGAACCCTTCCACAATCCTCAAGTTCCGGAGTTAGTGTGAAAAGAAAGGAACCAGATGGTGGCTGGGATAGGGATGCCTATGCATTTAGCTACAAACATCAGCAACCTCCATAG